The Osmia bicornis bicornis chromosome 11, iOsmBic2.1, whole genome shotgun sequence genome includes the window GAAGTTTATTCATCTTTCgaaatgttatttaatgttGATAAAATCAGGAACCGTGTTacttaaagaaatatttataagatCTATATCTGAAACAGTATAGAAGAACGTGATTCTTCATACAAATCTTTTCAATTAACTATACAGTGGAATGATTAAATATTTCCTTTAACTTTCGTTACTGATTTCGAGTAaccaaatatttatattatacaaattaatgataaaatttcataaatcaCAACAAagataaaatgtttataacatATTATAACATCAAAGTTTACATATGCATACACTGATACATGTCATTAGATTTAATTACTGTTTCAATGATATGTTGCAATTAAAGTGTTTATCTATTACTTATAACATGTAAAATAatactaaaattaaatattatgaaacTGTATCGATAAAATgctaaaaaaaaatctttgGTTTGTTCTTTGGTTTTTAATGTTAATTCCTAGTAAGAAGTAATatgaatttctttaaaaagtTCAACATTaactttcaataattttaatcacAGTGAAACCCACGTTCTTTAATTGTTATAAACCTGATTTAAATTTACGAGATTACTTTTGAAATAATGTATATAAAGGTcctaacatttttaatttattattctattaagaACGTGCAATATTCGAAGATATACTTCAAATTAACTAGATAATATGCTTCAGTCCATGTTACATCAGGCAGCATTGCATTATTACCTGTACTGTTTTCttgtatgtatttatatattataaaattaccaTTAAGGTTTCTACGTGTAACATGTTTTATCTCTATGCAACTTTTAAgatgaaataatagaaaaaatattcaaattctgAAAACTCAGTACTAAAATACTGAcatgtaaaattattacagCTCGTTACGCCGTCAATAATTCTGCGCTAAAGAAATGtgattagaatattttttacataaatgttttaaaatcataaaaatggCATACTATTATAAGGTCAATATAAGGTTAAAGTATACTGTTTCTTATTATGTGATCGCGATATTTGATATTTCGTGTCTTTTCCGCTAAAAATGACTACCTGCATACTCGCATGTATGTAACTCTTGACATGCTGTGTAATCAAAATGcatcttttatattttgaaactGTCTTACTGCCAAGTCAACCGGTAATTCAAATTTGTAACTAGTAAGACGATCAAGCGTGTGAAACGCGTCTTGAAAACCTGTTAGTAACAGTAATATGCAAATGTTGCGATTATCACTTATCTCAGTAACAATAGATTGTATGTTAATAGTTACCTGTCTTCACAACATAACTCCACGATGCATAATGATTTTCAAGAAGGTATTGACATTGTAAAATAAGTTTTAACCAAACAACAAGTTTGTTAGCACTAGAATGACAAAAATATgttttagatttttatttttataaagagACAGGTAGAAAGATAGTTACTTACTTTAGGGATGCACAAATAAATGCTTTGAAGTGGGAGTCATAGCTTCTTTTGTATGGAGTATGGGAAGCAATAATATTCCCTATGGTTGTTAATAAGCTCTAAAaggtttaattattatacagaaGATTGATCattacaaaaaaattatatatttaaagtaCATTACCAATACCTGTTTAGAAGAAACATTCCTTCCACCTGCTAGATCTAGATTAAAACTCTGAGATAATTTCTGTGCCGGACTAGAATTATAACGATGACCGTTTTTAATTTCGTAATACTTCAGCACTAATTCCCATGCATGCATCAAATTAGAAGTGGAAGGATTTCTTTGGGGAAAACATCCCACGAATGGTACTACACTATTAGAACGCGCATCAGACATTAAACCGTGTTGCATTAAGTCACGTATGGATGTTGCTAGATGCTTCCTTACAGCGGATGTTACTCGAACACTACAATGTGATGTGGAATCTGAATCCGAGGCATAATCATTATCATTAGTAAAATCTTCATCTTCTAAATGACGTTCGCTTTCTGCAATGGTCTCTATAACATGTTCAACCGCGATATCTAATCTTGTTCTTAAATCGCGCCAATTATGAATGGAATTTTTTTTGAAGTTCCTTCGCACTCGTTCACTGCCGCATCCTAATTGGGACACTAGGAACATATGCAACAGAACTACAACTTTCTTAACAGTGTTAAGAGTTCTGGTTTTACTTTCCTCTTCTATTGGTTTTCTTTTAAACGATCTGCTAGCATACGAAGTGGAAGTAGCAGAACCGCTGGTATGCACTGGGCATGCACAAGTGCAGGCTAATGTTTCTGTGCTAACTTCTCCTTGAAGGTAATTTATAAAACGCTCTAAATCTGCgatttgtgtttttaattGGGACACTAATTGCTCCTTCATTTTTAAAGGACTAACAATCTGAAACCAGTTTTagatttccttttttttgttcACCTTGTTAATTCAttctacaaaataaaaaaatttaccTGACTTATAGCATAGTCTACTTGCCATCTTAAATCATCAACCGGTAATTTACAGAGATCATCAacatcaaaatttaatttttctttcaagtGATCTGAAAAAAAGTTTGTAAGTTTACAGATTCTGGattctgtaaaaaaaagaaacttgcAGAAACTTACTAATTATGATATTCTGTCTTTCTAATATCATACTTTGGGGTAGCTCTGCATCACCAGTTTCATAGGCATATTTTTCTAGATCCTCTAATTGAGACTTTAGTTGACATATCAATTCTTTTTGTTTAGTTCTTTGTAATGCCATTTTAGACTCAACATCAACATCATTAATTACTCCAGATATCTATTAAATTGTACACACAAAGCattcaactattttttttgctcttattttatgtatatgtaAAAATTCAGGAATATAAAATTAGGATTAAGATCTATGAAATGAGAATGATAAACATATGCACTAGAAACAACTTATACAAAACGTTTTATTTTTaggtataatataattaatatttaatagcagatagaaaaatatatcacAGATAAATAGAAAACAGCAAAATATATATCACAAATTTCTATGCACTTCTGCATATTACAAGCAAAGCGAAATTATACCATCATAAGCTAAATATATAAAACAGATAaaaacaagaataaaaataatataataaaacaaagatACAGTAGATTTTTGTATATCTTACGCTTTGCTTGCAGGACATTGGAGAAGTTGGTGTAATTGATTTACTATCAAGTGACAAACTATGTGGAACATCAGGTATCCCTCTGAAAGCAAATTCTTCTAATTCTTTGAGCAATGTTTCCTTTTCATTTGTGGGTGCATCAACAATCTGTCTTAAACGAAATTGAACCTAGAAATAATATTCTTGATGTTCAATTGATTCATTTTTAGACAGactttaataaattcaatacCTGAGCAAAATGAGTGGTTAATGCTATAAGAGATGAATTAAGCATCTCCTGCTCTTCCTCCAGTATCTTCAGCCTTTCCATATCATATGATAAACTATGAAAACGTAACATATCAATGAGAtaaaaacaatataattaaaagactgtagtttttctatatttattgAAACCAAAGTGCTCACTTTTCCATATTGTCaacatatttatattcatcGGAAAAATCATTGTCACCATCGTTCGCTCCGACGGGTGCCCATCTTTCACCTGACGGTCTGTCGCTTTCATCCGAATTTTCAATATCCTCATTCTCGCAACCTTTATACTCTCCGGTATCCATTTTCCTATCGTTTACGACTTCCATTTTcttctaaaattcaaacttacATTCATCAGTTCACTTGTTCTATTCAAACGGAGACGACTGAACGTTTTGGTATCtcacaaatttttcattcctacGTACCAGAGTTTTGCTTATTGTTACAATACATTACAACGTTCAGTCTTCCACCTTCGTCACGGTTAATCTATTAATTAACTTCTGCGCACGTGTACGACTGAAAACGTCAGCTGTGGTTGTCGATTTTGCGCTTTGCACCTGCTAGGGCGCATTTTCACATTAAATTACTTCAGACATCGCAGATGTAggattcgtttaatttttacgatgaaaaataatacagtAATCAATTAGGATTTATTATACACGATTGTCATACCAACTGTGCTCTGTATATACAAATCTCTGAGGGTGTCTGGGATCCCCAAAATAATGAGCTCTTGAGAAAACAAAATCATGTCCAATTTTTCTGTGTCTGTAGTCACTGTATGTACATAAATACATACACACTCTAGCAGGCACTCTAGTATGTATTTATGTACACACATTCGCATAATATCGAACAGCTGTACAGATGTCACGATCAGTCACAGTTTCTTGTTGCGAATTAGATTCTTTCCGTCTCTTTTTCGACTTTGTTCTAATCTTTTCTACATACTTTTCCTATACAAACCTTGCAGATTAATAATAAGGAAAAATGGCAGATTATTTGGACAACGAAGCAGAGGAGAGCGAGGTAAATATTAGAAGGTGGAATACGCAAAGATTTTAAGTTTGATTTCGTATAACCTAATATTCTATATTACTTTAGGAAGAGGAGGAACTCGATCTTAACGAAAGGAAAAAacttaaaaaattgaaagctaTGCACGACAGTGACGACGATGAAGATGATGATGGTAGGGAAGGATTTATTGAAATGTTGATACTATTAGACAGCATTTGTATATTATCTTCTTCCAGACTCTTAGGAtcttaatatttgtttaatgcTGAATATTTCTTTCGTAATAATGCTTTTTTGTAAtagatatatttatatttcgtCTATTTTAATACTTAGAAGATGAGGGAGAAGTACCAGGGCTTATTGATGATAACCCAATTGATGATAACGATGGTGAAGACAGCGATGGATCAGAAAGATCTGGAAAGCGTAAAAAGAGTGATGATGAATTTGATGATCGTTTGGAAGATGAAGACTATGATCTGcttgaagaaaatttaggAGTTAAAGTTGAAAGGGTATATAAAGTGaacaaaaaatttataataaatttattgtattcaataattaaatatcgttataaatttttctagaAACGTCGATTTAAACGTTTACGTAGGATACAAGATGAAGAatcagaggaagaagaagaaagagaggcAGGTGATGAAAGGGATGCTATTGCTAATGAACTATTCACAGTCTCTGGAGAAGTAAGCTTTAAAACACAATTTGTAATATGTGTGAAACTATAAAAAAATcgatgaattaaaaataatttaactttATTTATAGGAAGATGAGGCAAGAAGTGAAGTTAGTCATAGAGGCGAAGTTGAAGCATATGATGAAGAAGAGAGTGAAGATGAAGATGATTTCATTGTGGATGGTGATGGTGTACCTATAACtgaaaaaaggagaaagaagaaacctATTTTTTCGGACGCGtaagaattattttcattattaaaatgGTATATCTAAAAATTCGACATAATACTAacgtttattttaataatatagcGCCTTACAAGAAGCCCAAGATATCTTTGGTATTGATTTTGATTATGATGAGTTTGAAAAGTATGGAGAAGATGAatttgaagaagaagaagaagaagaagatgatgaCATTGATTATCTTCATGACGAGGCCGAAGATCGCCCAAGACGATCGAAAAAGCTTTATAAGAAGAAAAGTACAAGGAAAAGCATTTTCGAAGTATATGAACCTAGTGAACTTATACGTGGACATTTTACGGATGTGGATAATGAGGTAATCATCGGGAGaatcttaattttattgttagtATTTATAGGTGAACTCGTATActgatttgaatattttagaTCCGTACTACAGACATTCCTGAACGTATGCAACTTCGTACCGTTCCGATCACACCAACAGCGGAAGGTTCCGATGAATTAGACCTCGAGGCAGAATGGATATACAAACAGGCATTCTGTCAGCCCACAATTTCAATACAAGACGCTCATTTAAATGAAGAAGCCAAAGAAAGAGCTAAAAAGGGTCCACAAACGGTtggaaaaattaagaaatctTTGGAATTCATGCGTAATCAAAACTTTGAAGTTCCTTTCATCTCGTTTTATAGAAAAGAATATGTTCTGCCGGAATTAAACATCAACGATTTgtggaaaatttataaattcgaCGCAAAATGGTGTCAGCTCAAacagaggaaagaaa containing:
- the LOC114873791 gene encoding RUN domain-containing protein 1; the protein is MEVVNDRKMDTGEYKGCENEDIENSDESDRPSGERWAPVGANDGDNDFSDEYKYVDNMENLSYDMERLKILEEEQEMLNSSLIALTTHFAQVQFRLRQIVDAPTNEKETLLKELEEFAFRGIPDVPHSLSLDSKSITPTSPMSCKQSISGVINDVDVESKMALQRTKQKELICQLKSQLEDLEKYAYETGDAELPQSMILERQNIIINHLKEKLNFDVDDLCKLPVDDLRWQVDYAISQIVSPLKMKEQLVSQLKTQIADLERFINYLQGEVSTETLACTCACPVHTSGSATSTSYASRSFKRKPIEEESKTRTLNTVKKVVVLLHMFLVSQLGCGSERVRRNFKKNSIHNWRDLRTRLDIAVEHVIETIAESERHLEDEDFTNDNDYASDSDSTSHCSVRVTSAVRKHLATSIRDLMQHGLMSDARSNSVVPFVGCFPQRNPSTSNLMHAWELVLKYYEIKNGHRYNSSPAQKLSQSFNLDLAGGRNVSSKQSLLTTIGNIIASHTPYKRSYDSHFKAFICASLNANKLVVWLKLILQCQYLLENHYASWSYVVKTGFQDAFHTLDRLTSYKFELPVDLAVRQFQNIKDAF